The DNA sequence AACCTGACCGAACTGGCCGGCATGAATGGCCGGGTGCGACGGATCGACGAGGTGCCGCAGGCACGCTGCAGCTCGGAATTCTGTGCACTTGAACTGGAACGGGGTGGCCGGACCTGGCACCTGCTTATGGCTCGGGGAACGGAGTGGGTGTCCATGCGCGATCTGCTGGCTGCCTGCGAACTGAGCGATATCGTCATTGCCGACCGGTGGCTGCCCCGGGCATGCAAGCCCCGCGTGCTCAAGGCCGACCGGTCGCTTCTCGACCAGACCGGGGGGCTAACGATAGACCTTGGCTCTGGCCGCGTCCGCAGCGTGGCCGAGGGGCAGGGGGAACATGGCTGGTGGGCGCCCGCCGTCCGTCCGCCGCGTTCGCCGGACACGGAAAAAGGGGCCGGCAAAGCGCCAGCCCCAAATCCATCTGCAACCGCTTCGAAAGCTCAGTGATAGCGCCGCAAAAGGCCGGCCAGCTTACCCTGAACCTCTACCTCGCCGGGGCCGTAGTGCTGCGGATCGTAGGCCGCATTTGCCGGATCGAGCCGGACACCGCCCTGTTCGCGGTGGAGGTACTTGAGCGTAGCCTCCTCGCCCCGAACGAGCGCAACGACGATTTCGCCGTCGCGCGCGGTGTTGGTCTTGCGGATCAGCGCGAAATCGCCATCGAGGATGCCGGCTTCGACCATCGAATCACCGGATACTTCGAGGGCAAAGTGTTCACCTGGCCCGAGCAAGGCGGCAGGAACCGGCAAGCTTGACTGGCCTTCCAATGCTTCGATCGGCACGCCGGCAGCGATCCGGCCGTGCAGCGGAATTTCGATCACGTCGTTCGCCGGTTCCGGACGCGCGGCAGGCGCGCGCAGGGGCGGGGTGACCGTGTTGGTGTTCGCCGGTGCGGGCTTGGTTGCCCGCGGCGAGGCATCTTCAGGTTGCCGTAGCACTTCCAGTGCGCGGGCCCGGTTGGGCAGGCGGCGGATGAACCCGCGTTCCTCAAGTGCGGAAATCAGGCGATGGACGCCGGACTTCGACTTGAGATCAAGCGCTTCCTTCATTTCCTCAAACGAGGGGGAAATTCCCGTTTCCTCCAGCTTGGCCTGGATGAAGCGGATCAATTCGTGCTGCTTGCGCGTCAGCATCGGCCGTCACTCCTCAACCCGAACGGCAAATGTTCTTGCGCCGTTCAGTGAACGAATGAGGAACAATTAAGCAACGATTCGGGACAAGTCAAGCGCGGCTCAAGCAATGCCCCCGTTTCCGAGGAAATGGACGTCGACCTTCTCGCCCGCATGGCGCGCGGGCGATCCCGCCGGCCGGTCGATGAGCACCTGCGCCGCCGCCATCGCTGCAAGGGCGCCGCTGTCCTGCTGGGTCAGAACCTCTACGCCTCCGTCCGAGAGCCTGCCCCGCAGGAACTCTCGCCGGTCGCCGCCTGGCTGCATTGCCGAGGCCAGCGGCAGCGGGATGGGGCACGGCAGGGGCTGGCCTGCCCCCAGGCTGGCGCGCAACAGTGGAAGCAGGAACAGGAATGCCGTGACGTGGCTCGATACCGGGTTGCCGGGAAGGCCCAGGATCACCTGCGCTCCTCGCGTTGCGACCAGAAGCGGCTTGCCGGGCTTGATCGCCACCTTCCAGAAGTCGAGGGTTCCGCCGGCCTGTTCGATTGCCGGGCGGATCAGGTCGTGATCGCCCACCGAGGCTCCGCCCGTGGTCACGACCACGTCGGCATCGCGTGCATCGTGGAAAGCCCTGGCGAGGGCTTCAAGGTCGTCGCGAACGGGTCCGATGCGGCTGACGGTGCAGGGGTTCGCCGCGAGCAGCGCGGCAATCATGGCGCCATTGCTGGCGGGTACCTGGTGTGCGGGACAGAGTTCGGGATCCTCGGCCAGTTCATCGCCGCTGTCGATGATGACAACATGAGGAACCCGGCGGACCGGCAAGTGCTTGTGCCCCGCAGCGATGGCCAGCGCGAGCTGGGCAGGGCCGATACGGGCGCCGGCCGGCAGAAGCTCGTGATCCAGTGCGAAGTCCGATCCGCAACGGCGGATATGCTTGCCCGGCGGAGACGGCGGGGTTCCTGTCAGTTCAATCCGCTCGCCGGCACGGACGATGTCTTCCTGCAGGATCACCGCATCGGCCCCGGCCGGCATGAGCGCGCCAGTTGATATCCGTACGGCCTGTCCCGGTTCGATGCTGCCGGCAAAGGGATGTCCGGCGGCACTTTCTCCGATCACGGTCCAGGGGCCGGCAAGATCCGGTCCGGTCACGGCATAGCCGTCCATCGCCGAAACATGGGCAGCGGGCTGGGTGCGGCGCGCCTTCAAAGGTTCAAGCAGATAACGCCCCAGAGCAGAGGCGACATCGACGTTCTCGGTCCTCAGCCTTGGTGCCAGTGCCAGCAGGCGTGACTGTGCCTCTTCCAGGGGCAGCATGGCGCTCACTCCGGAGCCTTCCAGTCGCCGGACTTGCCGCCGGACTTGGACAGCAACCGGACTTCTTCGACGACCATCGCCTTGTCGATGGCCTTGGCCATGTCGTAAATCGTCAGCAGGGCGATCGAGCAGGCGGTCATTGCCTCCATCTCGACCCCGGTGCGACCGCTGAGCGATGCGCTGGCCGTTGCACGCAGGGCATTGTCTTCGAACGTGAAGTCCACCGTAACGGAATCGAGCGCGAGCGGATGGCACAGCGGGATAAGCTCCGCCGTCTTCTTGGCCGCCATGATCCCCGCAATCCGGGCCGTGGCAATGACATCGCCCTTGGGAACTTCGCCATCACGGATGGCCGCCAGAGCCGATCGGGACATGCGGATGCGCCCCGTGGCGACCGCCACGCGCCGGGTTTCCGCCTTGCCGCCGATGTCCACCATGCGGGCGCGGCCTTGTTCGTCGAGATGGGTCAGTTCCGTCATGCCCCGCCTCTTGCCAGAAGCGGGGCAGGCTGGACAAGCTTTCAGGCAGGCAGGTCTGCGGTAGACCGGATGAACGGCATCGCCGCGCGGAACTGGGCGTGCTTGGCCTCGCCCTTGTCGAGCAGTTCGACGGCGTTAACCACATGGGCAAAGGCCAGCAGCAGGTTCATGAGATTGGTCTGCTTCGCATCGAGCTCGCCGAGCGGGGTTTGGTCAAGATATTCCAGCGCGCGGGGAACGTGGTCCTTGGCGATCTGGTAGAAGGCCTTGCGCTGGGCGTCGGTGCTTTCAGTGCGCCGGGCATCGCGGTTGGCAGTGCCGTGAACGGCCCAGAAATCGACAAAGGGTTCGAGAACCTCGAAGCCATCGGGAAGTTGCTGGTTGCTCATGCCGGTTCTCCCTTGGCGGCCTGTTCTGCCTGCCACGCCTCGATTTCCTTTGCCACGCACTGGTAGAGGTGGCGGCAGAGGCCCTCCATCGTCATGAAATGGATGTTCTTGATGGCGCCGGAAAGCAGGCCTTTCTGTGCGCGGCGGATGATGTTGACGTCCTCGATATGGATGTCGTGGATCGATGCCAGCGAATATTCGCGGGCATAGCGCTTGCTCGCGCTGTCATCCGCACCGACCCAATAGACGCGGAACACGCCCCGGCTTTTGGTTGCAGAGATCGGATAGACCTTGTGGCTGAAGTGCTGGATGGGCGTGCCGATGATGAAGAAGCTGGGGAAGATGGCGAAGTAGGTGCGATCGTGCGGTCCGCCGATGACGCCTTCCTCCATCCCGAACTTCGCCGCGAGGCCGAAGTTGTAACCCTGCATCGGAGTGATCTTCGGCGTCGGGTTGCTCCAGATTTCCTGAGTGCGGTTGTTGCCGTCGAAGGTGTAGTCGGTGGGATAGCCATAGAGGTTGTCCGGGTGGACCGTGGCAATGCCGGTCAGCCCGTGGACATGGCGCAGGTGATAGTTTTCCTGGAAGTTGTCGTAGGTGATCTTCCAGTTTGCATCGATCTCGTAGCTGTACTCGGCAAAATGCGTCGCGCGAGCGACCGGCAGCTTTTCCATGCCCTCTGCGTAGGCACCCAGATGCTCAAGCAGGGTCTGGCGCGGATTGGGATCGAGATTGATGAAGATCAGGCCGGCGTGTGTATCGACCGAAACCTTCGGAATCTTGCAGTCCTTCTTTTCAAGCGCGAAGCGTTCGAAATCCGGGGCCGCGATCAGGCGGCCGTCATCGCCGAAGTTCCAGAAGTGATAGGGGCACAGGAAGTTCGCGCCCTTGCCGCTTTCCTCCTCGACGAGCTGGGTGCCGCGATGCGTGCAGGCGTTGTAGAAGGCGCGGATCTGGCCATCCTTGCCCCGCACGATGAGGATCGAGGCGTTGGCGAATTCGAGTTCGCGACGGATCCACGTCCCCGGTTCGGGCAGTTCGCAGACATGGCCGACCTCGATCCAGGTCCGCATGAATATCGCCTGGCGTTCCAGTTCGAACCACTCGGGATCGTAATAGGCCTTCGCCGGGATGGGATCGGTGCCAAGCCAGGCAACCTTTTCCTCGGGACTGGTATAGACCTTGGTCTGTTCGTTCATTGCGCTCTCCCGCAAGTCCGGCGCGAATCAGCGCAGGCTGCAGGAGACAAGTTGCCACAGTGTTGTTGTAATTATTTGACCGGGGTCAAATTCAGCCGTTGAGCAGGCAGCGGGTCGCCGCTTCGACATCGGCCTGCCGCATCAGGCTTTCGCCGACGAGGAAGGTGCGTACGCCCGCGCGGGCAAGGCGCTCGATATCCGCATGGCTG is a window from the Novosphingobium sp. TH158 genome containing:
- the lexA gene encoding transcriptional repressor LexA, with product MLTRKQHELIRFIQAKLEETGISPSFEEMKEALDLKSKSGVHRLISALEERGFIRRLPNRARALEVLRQPEDASPRATKPAPANTNTVTPPLRAPAARPEPANDVIEIPLHGRIAAGVPIEALEGQSSLPVPAALLGPGEHFALEVSGDSMVEAGILDGDFALIRKTNTARDGEIVVALVRGEEATLKYLHREQGGVRLDPANAAYDPQHYGPGEVEVQGKLAGLLRRYH
- a CDS encoding molybdopterin molybdotransferase MoeA, producing the protein MLPLEEAQSRLLALAPRLRTENVDVASALGRYLLEPLKARRTQPAAHVSAMDGYAVTGPDLAGPWTVIGESAAGHPFAGSIEPGQAVRISTGALMPAGADAVILQEDIVRAGERIELTGTPPSPPGKHIRRCGSDFALDHELLPAGARIGPAQLALAIAAGHKHLPVRRVPHVVIIDSGDELAEDPELCPAHQVPASNGAMIAALLAANPCTVSRIGPVRDDLEALARAFHDARDADVVVTTGGASVGDHDLIRPAIEQAGGTLDFWKVAIKPGKPLLVATRGAQVILGLPGNPVSSHVTAFLFLLPLLRASLGAGQPLPCPIPLPLASAMQPGGDRREFLRGRLSDGGVEVLTQQDSGALAAMAAAQVLIDRPAGSPARHAGEKVDVHFLGNGGIA
- the moaC gene encoding cyclic pyranopterin monophosphate synthase MoaC produces the protein MTELTHLDEQGRARMVDIGGKAETRRVAVATGRIRMSRSALAAIRDGEVPKGDVIATARIAGIMAAKKTAELIPLCHPLALDSVTVDFTFEDNALRATASASLSGRTGVEMEAMTACSIALLTIYDMAKAIDKAMVVEEVRLLSKSGGKSGDWKAPE
- a CDS encoding aromatic ring-hydroxylating dioxygenase subunit alpha, whose protein sequence is MNEQTKVYTSPEEKVAWLGTDPIPAKAYYDPEWFELERQAIFMRTWIEVGHVCELPEPGTWIRRELEFANASILIVRGKDGQIRAFYNACTHRGTQLVEEESGKGANFLCPYHFWNFGDDGRLIAAPDFERFALEKKDCKIPKVSVDTHAGLIFINLDPNPRQTLLEHLGAYAEGMEKLPVARATHFAEYSYEIDANWKITYDNFQENYHLRHVHGLTGIATVHPDNLYGYPTDYTFDGNNRTQEIWSNPTPKITPMQGYNFGLAAKFGMEEGVIGGPHDRTYFAIFPSFFIIGTPIQHFSHKVYPISATKSRGVFRVYWVGADDSASKRYAREYSLASIHDIHIEDVNIIRRAQKGLLSGAIKNIHFMTMEGLCRHLYQCVAKEIEAWQAEQAAKGEPA